One Citrus sinensis cultivar Valencia sweet orange chromosome 5, DVS_A1.0, whole genome shotgun sequence genomic window, ATCAACACACTTTCGCAGTATATCCAGCTCTCTTGCGATCcactaattttattcaaaaaagaaaaaaacaattgaaacaaaaatgcGAATACGGAAAGCAGTTTatgaaagttttttttttaaaaaaggagaGGTCCACCAAATCATAAAAGTATACATGAGCATGGGGTCAGCTGAAGTTATAAAAAGGTCTTTTTGAAAAGTGACCAAAACAAGCACGTctaataattacaagaaacaaaataagttATGATAAAACACTACTTAGAGAAAAATTGTAAATCCACCCTTatatactaatttatttttctttcttctttatcttttaattatctGGGTCTCATTACTGGCTCGAATTCCGCCTTCTGGTGTAATTTAAGCTCATTGCTACATGAATTAAAGCCATGGAATTATAATTCTGGAAATACCAAAAGTTTCCAACTCTTCacatgttaaatgaaaatacatACATGTTTGGTTATATCCTCATGCAGACAAACGGCCTTCTGCCTAAGCTCCACCTGCAAATCAACAGAGTCACACACTCTGGTAAGGTCTGTATAGTATTCTCGTTAATTGTTTTGATATGCAAAAGGAAGCTGCAATGTCCTTTACACTTATCATTGAACAGTATTAAACTCATGCATTTTCTTTGAAACTACTTTCTTAAAGGCCACAAATTATTTGtcgaaagaaaaagagaatttaaagaGCTAGACCAAGAAAGCAATGTAAGTAAAATAGTTAAGATTATGATAAAGAAATAGTCTGCCTTCCTATggtttaagaaataaatttccaaaataaattcatttggTTTAAATCTTCATGGTTAAAATGTAACACATTTCAGGAATCATGTACAAACTGAACAGCGTATCAAGGTCAAAACAACAACGTGGCGTTAACAACATGGCAACCCCTTGGATACGAGAAGGCTGATATATCAAGGTAAAAGATTACAATACATCAGGGAATGCAGCATAATTTCCCACGTTGTCCCATTAGTATTTTAGCAACATTGAGaatgataagagaaattttttaaagcaaaCTGGTATGCAGTCAGAAACAATACATTACAATTTAGAGGTACTTTTGACTGCTGCAAAGATCTCCCCCATGCATAATGAAATCAGCAGTTTTGTGATCCACTAACATTTCTGTAAGAATTATTTCTTGATAACTATTATTtcttgataattattttgtccTTTCCAGAAAATGTTACACCataaatcttttttgtttataaattaaatagtttttCAGCCACTACAATTCACTACCAGAGTAATCACCGCTATACACAAGGAATCTTAACAAACTACCATGTAAAATAGAAGTCTGTAATGTGAGAATGAGCATAATCTAATACATACAATACAGTGGTTCTCAAATCACGCCacactaaaaaagaaaaccaaacagCTAAAGTATCCAAAACTTACAACAGTTGGCCTACTAGCCAGGCCATTTTTCACTCTCTGACGCAAATCCTCACATTCTTCCTGCAAGTAATAGCACTTAAAATAAGTATCTACTTGTTAAGTAAAGAAATTAGATAAATAAGCCTACATACTAAACATACAACCTCAGAGAAGTCATCATTGGACAGATTGCATATGGGTACCCATTTTACTCTATCAGAGAGTTCGAGGAGAATTTCTGCATTGACACTTGTTTTATGTATGCCTGTAATGATACAAAATTATATTCTGAAGCAGGACACGAATTACCTAAGCCAGAGGAAACAGTTAATGCAACGAGTAGCATTCCATGATAACATGATCTTATTTAATGTCGAAGCAGGAAATGTGTATGATTTTTGTCAAATCAGAAAGCCATGCATTATTTATTCAGTGATGCATTAGTTGAATTATTGTATTCATGATTGAAATAATCACCTGAAACTTGCACAAGCTGGTGAGAATTTTTCTGCAGATAATCATTTGGGTCTGATCTTACTCTCACAAAACTTCCCATTACTTTAGCTTCAAAAGTCTCCAGTTGCTTTGACAGCTCCTCCACTAAACTCTTCCTCAAGTAGACAAGCTTGATATTTTTAGGGACTACAGATGCAAAACAGCTTTCTTGAACATTCATAACAACTTCCTTggtatgagaatttttttgaGCATCCCCGACAACTTCCTTGGTATAGGATCTTTTTACTGAGTTTGATTGCCTTTTACATGCCTCCAAGTCTTCTTCAACCTCAATTTCTGAACAACTTCCAAATTCCTCCTCAAGAAGTTCCAAGTTCTCAGCTAGATGAATGGTCAGAAGTTTAGGTATACTATTTTTATTCACCGACTTCCGACCAAAAAGTGCCTTAAGCCTTGCATCACaaatgatttttctctttctttctggGTGAAaaagtttgttttctttacaATATCCACTAATGATAGTTGTAATAGCATCATCTGATAATTCTCGGGTTGTGTCTTTGCCAATGGAAGCAAGGAACTCCAAGAGAGGTCTCGATCCCCATCCAACAAACTCTTTTCTGCTTGACTTCACTTTACTATTTGCCACAGATACCTTTCCTTTGGATCTCTTCCTTTTCCTAATTTGACTATCGTCTTCAGATTCATCACTATCGTCTTTACCTTCATCAGATTCAAATGAATCAGAAGCACCAGAATAAAGTTCACCACTTTTCAGCCGGTTGTATGCTGAAATAACTTGTTCCGAAGTCAAACGTTCCTTATCCTTTATTATCTGCCAATACTCATAAAAGTAACTATTTTCTGGATCACTGAAGTCTATCTTGCACTGTAGAGCAATAAAGAAAGCCATTGCATAAAAATGTTAGTGTTTATGTATTGCCTGTATTGCAAAAACCAGGATGATTACATGACTCAACCAGCTACCCTGGCAACAAtgtcaatttataaagatGAAAGGGAAGTAAACGCACAatcaataaaatcatgatGGTTACAGCCTACATCATCTAAAAGATATAATACACATGTGACCTTAGGCAGAAAGAATAAAGTCCTTAATCATGTTGTttaccccccaaaaaaaaaaaatgatgataataataataaagagaataaaaggaattttttttgaaaaaatcaagAATTCTAGTTCGAATGATGATTAAATCCTTTctagtttcttttatttcttttgtcaagaaaaagttaaaagtatATCAGTAAAGGCtgcaaatatattataagCCACACCCTGCCCTCATCTGAAATCTTCAggttttcaagaaaaaaacagcaaaataataatctctaCTAAATTAtagttctttttattaatctttttgttcttttcaaaaagaaaacaaaagaaccaAAAGTCTATTTTTTACGCTTGCATTGCTTTCACAACAACTCTAAGGCAGCAAAAGAACGtgtaaatatgtaaatgaaaattgcaaCTGCATCAATCCACCATTCTACaaccaaaataatttgttactGCATTTagtcttcattattttttctacttttcAATAGGAAATTAAAGTAAAGAAAGAATATTATTCAAACTTGCATTCCTAGACTCACCACTATTTTGTATCGACTAAGAAGGCTTACATACATGTGAAAACAGATGATGCGTGGTAAGCAAATTAGCAACACTAAGAAAGCTACAGTATTTATTACAAACTATGCATACCCCATGAGAGTCAACATCCTTATTTTCTTCTATAAGCAACACAAGCTCTAAACACCCACTGCAGAGGCCTTTATTCCCTTTAACTATTGCAAACTCCGCATCACAGATGCAGTGTCCACATATGGCCTTTGGGGAACATAGGCAATAAAATTTTGGAGCTTTGCCGCATTCGTAGCAAGCATGCAAATCTGTCATTAAGCACTTATTCAGTCAAGGGTTACCACCgatattcttaaaataatgcaaGAATGACAAGGTAAACAATAACCATATCTCATACAAATTATGTGACTGGTGAATTTTTATATGGAAAGTTTATAGGGTATTAGACTACATATTGAAATTCCTTTGgatggagaaagaaaaaaaccccttatacatatatatttttcttttaaaccaGTTAAGATAGAAATAAAGATGTAGTTAGTGAGCGTGGGGGAGTGAGTATGCATGTTATGGTAGCAGCGCCACCTCATGGTGCATAACTTTCACGCTGACCAACCATGTGGTGCCATGTTGCTAGGTTTCGTGCGTTATGATAACAATGTGACTATTGCTTTATGTTGAGGCTCGCCTTTAAGTGAACAGCATTACTGACTGAGAAATGCTTTTCTTCTCCCTCACCCTCCTCTCTTATCACATAGATGGAAGACGGGTTATCAGGTCACATGCACATTACATATCGAAAGGCTGATATAACAcactagaaaaagaaatacaataaAAGGTTCAATGAGAATTACAGAATAATAAACAGAAAAAGTGTCATCACAAATAAGAACAACTTACCACACTTCCACTTTACTCCAGTCTCCAATAGAGAATCATCCTCATTTACACAACTGGGATGATAAGCTTTAAGACAGTCTCTACAGgcaatgaatataaaaattagtagGATAGACAATATGTTATATCAAGAAACAGAAgatatcattactctaaaagaatatattaccGTAAGATTCATAAGTATACAAAatgacaatatatatattacacttatttgcttttgaaattattttgataatgagGACAATAGGTCTTAAATATGTGTATTACCCTAAGGTTCATGAATGCACAGCATGAATAAATGGAACTACCATGAAGATCCTAACTGAGAGCTTTTTAAGCAacatgtgaaaattttaaaactacatAGTATAATGGTTGggtaatcataaaaaaattaaaaagatactGGAAATGTAATGCACAAAAATGCAGTGACAGAATCCTACATTGCCAGTTTACAAGGGTTACTGgataacatatataaaagcCCTTAACAATATGAAGCTTATTGGGAGGATCCAAAAACAAAACTGTTTATAACTAGGACCAATGTAAACCATATTATACTGTGAGGGAGCAGGCTGTTACAAATGGCATCATATTGGGACCTCTTTAGCACTAAAGGCACACGCGGAACAAGAGATCCTTGGGGCCTATCGTACATGAGGTCACGTCTTGGGTAGATTGTAACACCCAATGATGAGATGTCAAAATCCCAAATCATCAAGTTAGAAACTAAGGGCTACTGGGCTACATATGTAGAGCTCCATCTCAAACATCATGTCATTTTGTGTGGATCCAAAAGCAAAAGTTTCTGGGCCTAGGCCTAAAGCAAACAATATCAATGTCATACCATATGGGAGCAAGCTACTACAGAGATACTTCTTTGCTTTGCAAAAATTGTCACTGTATGTATATTTCTAATCTAAATACAATATTCAACCTCCAAATAACGgggttattttattattagtacaatttttaattaatgttaaacaTATTTGTAATCTAAGTACAATAATCAATCTcccaaataaaacaaaaagttacCTTTTGATATTgcaattttcaattattgttttgaCATCAAAACTAAACAATGTTACATTTTACTAACTTTTCCCAATAACATCAAGTTCAAACCAAACCAACAtccaataaatattttttttatcattcgGAGTATCCAAAGAGAAAAGGG contains:
- the LOC102620690 gene encoding zinc finger CCCH domain-containing protein 19-like isoform X2 — its product is MGRKKNFNKEKIAEDWCFVCYDGGSLILCDHKDCLKAYHPSCVNEDDSLLETGVKWKCDLHACYECGKAPKFYCLCSPKAICGHCICDAEFAIVKGNKGLCSGCLELVLLIEENKDVDSHGCKIDFSDPENSYFYEYWQIIKDKERLTSEQVISAYNRLKSGELYSGASDSFESDEGKDDSDESEDDSQIRKRKRSKGKVSVANSKVKSSRKEFVGWGSRPLLEFLASIGKDTTRELSDDAITTIISGYCKENKLFHPERKRKIICDARLKALFGRKSVNKNSIPKLLTIHLAENLELLEEEFGSCSEIEVEEDLEACKRQSNSVKRSYTKEVVGDAQKNSHTKEVVMNVQESCFASVVPKNIKLVYLRKSLVEELSKQLETFEAKVMGSFVRVRSDPNDYLQKNSHQLVQVSGIHKTSVNAEILLELSDRVKWVPICNLSNDDFSEEECEDLRQRVKNGLASRPTVVELRQKAVCLHEDITKHWIARELDILRKCVDRANEKGWRRQLYVDMDKLLKLQTPSEQSRLLNEIPEVIADIIELQPDCVDSTRIDGKENIGTSPESGHQRTYTSPAQNLKSNGVSCHLNDSTDTAAMVTEDKTQITAPSGQQYGVGSHNEAYGSGLSCVRAMKPSGNEAPNTAADLAADGMTEMNKRCEENSNDVAQQCGMAIEMHNSSSSEHDSHNPVLVDQTNEFKLVVKDIQEVKKTMKEVLEGFKDLKEQMRLKLSS
- the LOC102620690 gene encoding zinc finger CCCH domain-containing protein 19-like isoform X1 is translated as MKHLNFELEESFGSEALGLFLNQLFGFKVESFLKKMGRKKNFNKEKIAEDWCFVCYDGGSLILCDHKDCLKAYHPSCVNEDDSLLETGVKWKCDLHACYECGKAPKFYCLCSPKAICGHCICDAEFAIVKGNKGLCSGCLELVLLIEENKDVDSHGCKIDFSDPENSYFYEYWQIIKDKERLTSEQVISAYNRLKSGELYSGASDSFESDEGKDDSDESEDDSQIRKRKRSKGKVSVANSKVKSSRKEFVGWGSRPLLEFLASIGKDTTRELSDDAITTIISGYCKENKLFHPERKRKIICDARLKALFGRKSVNKNSIPKLLTIHLAENLELLEEEFGSCSEIEVEEDLEACKRQSNSVKRSYTKEVVGDAQKNSHTKEVVMNVQESCFASVVPKNIKLVYLRKSLVEELSKQLETFEAKVMGSFVRVRSDPNDYLQKNSHQLVQVSGIHKTSVNAEILLELSDRVKWVPICNLSNDDFSEEECEDLRQRVKNGLASRPTVVELRQKAVCLHEDITKHWIARELDILRKCVDRANEKGWRRQLYVDMDKLLKLQTPSEQSRLLNEIPEVIADIIELQPDCVDSTRIDGKENIGTSPESGHQRTYTSPAQNLKSNGVSCHLNDSTDTAAMVTEDKTQITAPSGQQYGVGSHNEAYGSGLSCVRAMKPSGNEAPNTAADLAADGMTEMNKRCEENSNDVAQQCGMAIEMHNSSSSEHDSHNPVLVDQTNEFKLVVKDIQEVKKTMKEVLEGFKDLKEQMRLKLSS
- the LOC102620690 gene encoding zinc finger CCCH domain-containing protein 19-like isoform X3; the protein is MMEDPSYFVITNCLKAYHPSCVNEDDSLLETGVKWKCDLHACYECGKAPKFYCLCSPKAICGHCICDAEFAIVKGNKGLCSGCLELVLLIEENKDVDSHGCKIDFSDPENSYFYEYWQIIKDKERLTSEQVISAYNRLKSGELYSGASDSFESDEGKDDSDESEDDSQIRKRKRSKGKVSVANSKVKSSRKEFVGWGSRPLLEFLASIGKDTTRELSDDAITTIISGYCKENKLFHPERKRKIICDARLKALFGRKSVNKNSIPKLLTIHLAENLELLEEEFGSCSEIEVEEDLEACKRQSNSVKRSYTKEVVGDAQKNSHTKEVVMNVQESCFASVVPKNIKLVYLRKSLVEELSKQLETFEAKVMGSFVRVRSDPNDYLQKNSHQLVQVSGIHKTSVNAEILLELSDRVKWVPICNLSNDDFSEEECEDLRQRVKNGLASRPTVVELRQKAVCLHEDITKHWIARELDILRKCVDRANEKGWRRQLYVDMDKLLKLQTPSEQSRLLNEIPEVIADIIELQPDCVDSTRIDGKENIGTSPESGHQRTYTSPAQNLKSNGVSCHLNDSTDTAAMVTEDKTQITAPSGQQYGVGSHNEAYGSGLSCVRAMKPSGNEAPNTAADLAADGMTEMNKRCEENSNDVAQQCGMAIEMHNSSSSEHDSHNPVLVDQTNEFKLVVKDIQEVKKTMKEVLEGFKDLKEQMRLKLSS